Within Halorubrum lacusprofundi ATCC 49239, the genomic segment TCATCGGTGCGGATGTTCCAGTCCCACACGCCCGCATCGGCGCCCTCGACGGCGAGCCGGAGCCGCTCGGAGAGTTCGCGGAGTTCGCGCTTGCGCTCCTTCTCCTCGGTCACGTCGCGGAAGTACACCGAGAGGCCGGTGTCGGAGGGATACGCGTCGATCGCGAGATCGAGATCCGGGCCGGCGAAGTGGAACTCGAAGGCGGTCGGTTCCCCGGTAGCCATCGCGTCGCGGAACTGCTCCTCCAGTTCGGTCCCGCGAAGAGCCCGGAACCGGTCCCAGATCTGGTCGCCGAGCAGGTCCTCGGCGTCGCGTGGGAGCAGCTCTGCCGCCCGCTTGTTGAGGTAGGTGAGCCGCCAGGACTCGTCGATACCGCAGAACGCGTCCGTCATCCGGTCGAGATGCTCCGTCACTCGACGCTCGGTGTGGGACCGAGACACAGCGTAGTCGACACGGGACGCGAGTGTCGCGTAGGGGTCGTCGTTGCTCTCGTTGTCGTCGGGAGCGTCTGGGGCGTCGGGGGCGTCGGGGGCGTCGTTGTCACCGCCCACCGGAAGGTACTCGTCGACGCCCGCAGCGACCGCCTCGCTCGCGATCGCCTCCGATCCACGGGCCGTGAACAGCACGAAGGGGAGGTCGCCGACGCGCTCGCGGACGGTACGAAGGAACTCGACACCGTCCATCCCGGGGAGGTCGTAGCCGCTGACGACGCAGTCGACCGGCTTGCGATCGACGACGCTGAGCCCTTCGGCCGCGTCCTCGGCCCGCGTCACCTCGAACCGGTCGGCCCGATCCTCGATGCCCGCTGCCGCGCGGTCCCCGACCGCCAGTTCGTCAGCGACGAGGAGCACCCGGGCCGGCTCGGACCGCGCGTCCGCCGCGAGCGCGTTCGACTGTTGTCCATCCCGTTTCGTCATTCGTTCGTGTGTCTATTACCCGACATAGTAACTATGTTCATTTCACATGTCAGGTCGCATCCGTCACGCCGACGCGTACGCGACGACGGCGCTGGACGCCGCGTACCCGATCGCCGCCGCGACGACGCCCGCGACGAGCGCGACCGCGAACTCCCGGGCGACCGCGAACGCGATCAGGAACCCGGCCATGCCGACCGCGTTCGCGCACAGCAGCCGGAGCGTTCGGTAGGACGGTTCTCGGGGAGACATACCCGGCGTATGAGGTCGCGAAGCAAAAAGGCACGAGTCACCGGCAGGTCGCGAGTCGCCGACGGAGCACGGGCCGTCGGCCGAGCGCCCGCGGCTGACCGCAACCCGGGACGGTTTCGGACAGGGAACGGCCCCGGGTCGAAGCGTGGAACGGTTTAGGGCAGATGGCGCGGCCAGCGGCTCCATGCGATCGCGAGACGATCCGACTGAGCGGCGGCGACGACCGAGCGCCCGGGAGCCGACGCGTCCTCACCGAGGAGCGGGACGGGGATGGCGCGGCCTCGAGTCCCGAGAGGAGGTATCGCAGACGGTCGTTCCGGGAGCGACGCTCATCGCGGTCGCGGCCCTCGCGGCGGTATGGGCGGCGAGCGGACTCCTCCGGGAGCGGTCCCTCGCGATCGCGGTGCTCCTCGTCGCGGCGGGGTGCTGGCTGGGCGCCATCGTCGTCGCGCACGTCGCGGCCGGGGTCGCGGCCAGGGTTGCGCATCGCTCCGGGACGAGTCGATGACTCCCACCGGCGCGAGACCCGCGGAACGATTTTGGGGTCGGCGCCGGAATGGGCGTGTATGGTCGCGATGGAATCCGACTCGGAGCTCGACCGCGGCGACGCCGCGCCGGCGTTCGAGCTACCGGGCACCGACGGCGAGACGTACACGCTCGACTCGTTCGACGCGGACACCCTGCTCCTGGTGTTCACCTGCAACCACTGCCCGTACGCGCAGGCGAAGTTCGACCTCCTCAACGATCTGGCGGCCGAGTACGACGACCTGGCCGTCGTGGGCATCAACCCGAACGACGCCACGGAGTACCCCGACGACTCCGTCGAGGCGATGCGCGAGCGCGTCGCCGACGGCACGATCGCGTACGACGCCTACCTCCGCGACGAGACCGGCGAAGCGGCGGACGCGTACGGCGCGGTCTGTACCCCCGACCCGTTCCTGTTCGGCCGCGACGGCGATGCGTTCCGGCTTCAGTACCACGGCCGGCTTGACGACGCGTTGAACCCGGACGACGAGCCGACCGAGTTCTACATCCGTGACGCCGTCGACGCGGTCCTCGCGGGCGAGGAGGTCGAGGTCCCGGACCGCCCCTCGCGAGGCTGTTCGATCAAGTGGCCGGATGAGTGAGGTAGGGAGATCGGCGGCGCTTTTTAAGTGAATGATGGTGCGTCGGAGCCGCCGGAAACGGGGACGTTGGAGACGACTACCGTCGATCTGCCGACGGGATTTATAAGAGATCGAAGCGGTTTCGAGCAGCCGTCGCCAGTTCAGTGTCAACTGCGAACGAACGAGCGCCAACGACTTCTGCGAACGAACGAGCGCCAACGACTTCTGCGAACGAACGAGCGCCAACGACTTCTGCGAACTTCCCGATGCCGTCGTCGACTACTCGTCAATACCGCAGCGAGAACGTGTACTACGTGTTGGGTGGTTCGATCTTGGTAGAGTCTGGCAGTTCTTTCAAATCTCCCTCGAAGAGGAGTGCCACCCGTTCGTTGGGCTCAAGACCGTCAACGAGGAGACCAAACTCATTCTTCCCGAAGAACGCACGGACGTCGGGTTCGGTCTGATCTGCCGTTGACCGTTCACAGACGAGTTCGAGTGTTCCAGTTTCGTCAGCGCGGATGATCATTTGTGTGAGTTGTGTCATCAACCCACGTACGATCGCTGGTTGTATATCTCCTTGGGTCTGCTGCCTCCTCGTAGCAGAGTACCCGCATCTGTCCGAAGATCATTCGCACGCGATCCCAGTCAGTTCCTGAGAGGGTCACCAAGACCAGATAGCTAGCTACGCATCGACAGCCGACGGTACCGATCCGCCCCGAATACGATCCGCCCAAGTCGGTCCGGCGGGGAGCGGACGCATGGCACGCGTCACGGTCTGGAACGAGTACCGCCACGAACAAGAGAACGACGCGGTCGCCGACGTGTACCCCGACGGGATCCACGCGGTCATCGCGGACGCCCTCCGCGAGGCCGGCCACGAGGTCCGCACTGCGACCCTCGACGAGGGGCCGGATCACGGGCTCATCGAGGCGGTGTTAGACGACACCGACGTGCTCACGTGGTGGGGCCACGCGGCCCACGACGAGGTGCGCGACGAGGTCGTCGAGCGCG encodes:
- a CDS encoding thioredoxin family protein, producing MVAMESDSELDRGDAAPAFELPGTDGETYTLDSFDADTLLLVFTCNHCPYAQAKFDLLNDLAAEYDDLAVVGINPNDATEYPDDSVEAMRERVADGTIAYDAYLRDETGEAADAYGAVCTPDPFLFGRDGDAFRLQYHGRLDDALNPDDEPTEFYIRDAVDAVLAGEEVEVPDRPSRGCSIKWPDE